The Neurospora crassa OR74A linkage group V, whole genome shotgun sequence sequence TGCTCAGAAAATTGTGATTTATGGTGTTGGCGTGTTCGCGGAAAAGAACCCAATCGTTTATTCTCGCGAAATAACCACATCGGTCCTCTTCGTAATACCGCCATCCAGAATGAACTCGGTGCTGTTATTGGCGTCCTTGCTCGTATTGCCCTCAATACTTCCGAGATCCATGTCGTTTATGCTGTCCAACTTCTCGCACCCCTTGCTCTTGCCCGTCCTCCACGTCTGAAGGGCGTAGCGCGATCCGACCTCCTTCGGATATCCTGTTCCACGGGTTCGGCTCCCGGTATTGCCAGCTCGCGATCTCTCGTTGAAGTACTTGATTAAGGGCGCAAGAGTCGGGACGTTTGTGACGATGATGCCGAGGTTGTTTTCAACTGTCGACCACATAATCAAAGGCGCGGAGTCGATGGGGTTTACGAGGCGCTTGACCGTCTGGATGCGGATAATCTGGATAATGGTGATGAAGAGGCCGAGTCCGAACATTCCGAGTAGAACAACCTTTTTCCGCGTCTGGATTTGAGATTTGAGAAGAACCGGGAATGGGAGGAGCATACTGCAACGCCGGCAGGTTAGCGTGTGCTGAAAGATAGCTTTGGCATTTCCACTTACGCAGTAACATCGAAAATGATCGTTAGCGACGCCATGCTCGTATAAAAAGGCACTCCCTTGAGACATTTGCCGGGGATGCTATAATCCCATTGTTTTGCGGCGGGTTGGCAGAGATTCAGCTGCACCAGCAAGAATGACAGATGAAAGAGGAAGCAAGAGACAATGACGCCCAGAGTCAGGTACCTGTAACCGCCCTTGGGAATAAAGCGAAGGTATGAGGTGAGCAAGGCGAGCTTGAAGCCGAAAATGCTCGAGATATAACTGTGTTGAGGGTCAGCACTTCTGGGAGATCAGGTATAAGCTGGAAAAATGGGTCAGAACTGACAAAGGGGCGCCGATATATTGAAGCTGCGAGTCCAAATTGTTAGCAACCAGGCTTCCGTCCGATGTCAACAAAGATAGTAGGCACTTACGATATTGAAATTGTACATGTTTTGCGATGGGAAATCTTCCATATCTACCAATCCCAAGCCCCATCTTGTCTCTGTGTTCACTTGTTAGAGCTAGGGGGGTAAATCTTGGTAGTTTTTAAAAGCTACTCACGAACGATTGTCACGACCGCAAAACCAGCCGCCGCGACCCATGTAATGATGATAACCCAGTCATCGAACCCGATAGCCTTGAGAATAAAGGCTCGGACGTAGGTTCGCAGACAAACAGTGACGAAGGAGAGAACGGTAAGGGCGATGGCCACGCCCGTGATCTGGTGGCCTATGGTAGGCGCATCGGGATCTGTGGTGTTGTAGGTCCAAGCCATCTTGGCGGAACGACGACGGGTTCACGACAACGCCGCACGGGAACCGGTAGTGGGATGTGGACCAGAAAGCGAGGAGAACAGGAGTATATATCGAATGCTGCTCTGTGTGCGCGTGGTCGAATGCACGTAACCAGACTTTTTAGTGAGGGTGGAGAAGGTGCCGCTCCCGTCAACCGAGATCTGATGTCGATCACCGTGGTTTTGCGCCTCCCAATTGagactgatgatgatgatcggAGAGGTGGGCGAGGATCAACCTCATCAAGGGCCCGGCCGTGAATATACAATTTGGATGCCTTTTCAGAAGGTTAACATGGTTGATCATGTAAGTGGGCAGTGTCACTACATAAGGAATTTGGCGTTCATCGCCAAGCCACGACCGAGATCTCTTGAAGCTCAGTGTTCCCAGTCTCCGCTGCCCTAATCCACCGAGGGCAGGCCAGGGGTCGGTCCTCCAACAGTTCCAGAAGAAGCAGGTGTTAATTGCTAACAAGATGAGCGAaggggggggaagaggattCTGGGCCGACGTAAATCATCAAAGAGGGTCTACATGTAACATCACACGCAGCAACTCCAGCGTGAAGCGAAGGAACAGCGCGCGGGGAGAACTAGCCTTGTATCAGTGCGTTGCTTTGGCTTACACAGGATGATAATGGCTAAGGTTGAGACCCGTACGGGAGGTCTGTGTTCAGGCTGCTGTGCCGGACCTGGCATCAACTTGGCTAGGCGCGGCGGGGATGGACAGAAGAGTCTAGCAGAAGATTGACCTTCCGTATGGCGTAATATTTGCGGGCTGCACGTGCgtgttgtagtgtagtgtacacgagatgggcttggtggtgggttggtgatgatgaggaatTTGCTGGTATGGATGACAACTTGTGCGCCTGCGCTCCCGCCGGTGTTCATCTGTAGACagtggtgaagaaggagctGCTGCCCCAAGGAGAGTTCTAGCGTGAGATGGTTCCAACTCTGTGCCCGATATGGCCTAGAACGGCGGCCTTCGGTCATAGTCACTGTCCTATCATAGCCTATTATATAGCGTATGTGATGGCACGGGGACCGTCGGGGTCCATTATGATACGCAGCCAAGCACGGGTTCCTTTGGCCAGAAACTCCGGCGAAGTCGATGAAGTGCAAAATATCTTGATATTCGCGCTTCTGACGTGGATCTTCCTTGTTGGGACACAGACTACCACGGCCAAGTCGGCTCCGACCAAGTTGGAACGAATTTTGCAGTACAATACGAGCTCAATCACCGAGTCATTTGTGTGTTTCCATCCCACTTTCGACCCTGTTGAGCTGAATATAAGACGTAAAAGTCCATGTTTTTGAACTTGACAGCCATACGATTGCTGAAAGTGCAGAAATCGAAGCGGAAAACACACAGGTTGTAAGAGAGGGGGaaatgttttttttttttctttttctttttttttaaaaaaaaaatttgaaAAAAATCAACCACGCTAAATAGAGAGACACCAAAGAGGAAAAATCCCCGAAGTGACTGAGACGGTAGTAGTGTATAGGTTGGAAGGCCATAGCACATGACATCCCTCGCCATCTCGACAGACACTTCATGACTGGTGATGAAGCCAGGAGAATGATGAGTTTGAAATTGGGAAAAAGGGTCGAGCAGCAGCCGAGGCTACTCCATGATATGGTGTAGAGAGCTGGAACAGTCCCTTGTCGAGGCCTGTGATAGAATGGCGTAGCGATTTTCCTGACCAAGACCCAAGATTATGCAGTGACCCACACAAGGGGATATTAAGTGACGCAGGCCAATGCAAAGTGAAGGACCTAACGGATTCGGCTAGGTCGTGTCGTGTTGGGTGAACActgggggaaaaaaaagtcttCACGGAAAGTCTGCCATTCGGGGTCCACGCCATGAGCTAGACCTTTTTCAAGAAGTCGAgccgaagatgaagaggaggtggtaAAGAAGGAcaggaaaagagagaaaagaacaagGAGGACACGGGGATAAATCGCAAAGTATGTACACTAGTATATGTCTCAATCGGCGAGCCTGGGCGGACTGGAAGCTGCCAATAGTCTAAGCTATGGCCTACACTACTTGGACCAGAAGGACCGAAAGACCAAAGACCGTCAAAGGAATATGCCGTGAGACACGTGGGCACTTTCGGATATCGCTACATGATAGGGTGATGGCGTAACACTGCAATGCAACGCTGCTCAGGGgcagtatgtatgtagtgtagaaggGGTGGCACCACGAGCAGAGTGGCAGCCGTAGAGGTCCTCGAAGCCAGCCTCCCTCAAGTGCTGATGGGGTCGCTGCGAAgctctcgtcgtcgtcggcggcaaGACCAAAAGGCCGTCCGGCGCCGTGTCGGATCGTCTGTGCTCCGGAGACGAGCGGTTTCGGCCCAGTTTCAAGCTCCTCTCTTGTGCTGTATGGGCTGGGAAGATGAGAGCCGAGGCTGCGTCCATGATTTCCTGAAGATGGCAACCCTATCGGCAGCATCCGAGCGCAGAAGCTGGTGACTCTTGTCGTTAATCCTGTTGTGGTCGAGATCGTCGGCGTCGACTTGCTCTGTCTCCCTTCTCGTCCAGCGATGTGCAAGATGCCTTCTGTGTTCGGCGACCTCGGTCCTTCGTCCTGCTCGGCCTTGGCTCAAAACAGCTAGCGGTGAAAAACCACGATGCTCCATCATGACACACTACTGAAGCGATGGGCAATCTCCCCTATCAGCGGTGACAGAGCGCGAACCTGTGGACCGGCATCTTCCGCAATGGGGCTTTTGTGGGGAGGCTAGCTGGCTCGGCGAGGTCTGACCGGCAGGGGAAACGGTGGGGGGGCGGGGGAAAGTCGGGCTTCAAAAGGGCTTCACCCCGCTCAGTAGGTGTTGCTTGATAACTAGGTCCTGCGGGCATTTTGCGGACGCAGCCCCTGAGGGCGACAGCTTTGCACGTGTACGGCGTAGTTTAGTGTAGTAGAGATAGGTAATATAGGGTGAGGTTGTGCCACTATGTTGCCTTGGTCGAAAATAGTGTATAGTTGTCGACATGTCGTTGCAATTGAGGGGTTGAGGCTCAGCGGCAGTTGTTCATCGGCACGCACCGTGGTTCAGTCCAAGAGGCTTGCGGTTCAGGTACAGTAATATTGATTtatgtacactactgtaCCGAGGTTTGGCGCTTGGACGGGCTGGAAAAGCAATGAAAATGAAATCGGATGGCTGTTCGGTTGCCGCTTGCCATGCCGGGCCGGGAATGGTCGGGCTGCCATTGGCTCCAGGCAACCAATATCTGATCGCGCAGTGATTTTTAGTGTATTCTCGCTTCTAACTTCCATCGACTGAGCGCACCTGTCTGTGGCTGCAGTGGCGAAGTGGAAAGCGCGGAGCAGAGCGCGGGGCGAACAGGGCTTTACACTACGCTGAACAAAGGAAAATCactttgtttcttttttttgtcaaAACACTCAGCTGTATTGTCTGCCCGGGAACAGGAATTGATAACCGACATTCATAAATCGCGTATCGATCGGATGAAACTAAGAGATTTCGGACCAAACACATCATACAAGAAGCACAGAAGTCGTGTCTTTTGAGGTCACTGCGTAAAATCGAGCATGCCCGTGGGGTACCCAAGACGCGCGATGGATGCTAGCTGCAGGTAGCATCGCGGCGGTGCTGCAGGAACATGAATTTCCCGGACTGAATCCATTCGGATGACAAACTCCGTCATGTCGGCTGGCTCATCTTCCGCATCAAGCTGAACCCATCTTGGAGATTACGCCACGTGAAGCCGCCCACACACAGCACGTGGAAGATCAGACCTGTCGGCTAGCTAGTACCGGCCGGACATGGGCCATTCATCCCGAGTTCTCACAGTTGACACCATCGTCAAACACAACCTCATTGCCGTCCCACCCATGGAGCCATGGTACTGTTCCCGTCTACACAACGTCCCAGAAGCCGAAAATACTTCAAAGAAGTGTAATACTACACTATACAACAACCGACTACTGTAGCATCATGGAAGCTTCAACTGCACAGGTCGTCGGCCATCGCGATCCGGCGCTGGACCGAAATGTCACCAGCCAAGGTTTCCCTTCCTACCTATTCCCACCCAGGCGGTCTGTGTTGCCCCATTACCCACTGCTTCGGAGACTTTTCTAGCTCAATGTCAAGCTGTCCGCAATCTGCCATCAGGCCCAACCCCGGTGTAGTTTACACCACTATGGTGCTACACGTGCTACCCAGATACCGCCATCCTTGGTCAGCTCCTGCGTTGGTATGCAATTCATCTCGATTATCCTCGACCCGACTCTGCCACCGCTGTCTTAGCAGATGATATTGGATATGGATATCGGCACACGGATACCACCACTCATCCGAATAACCGATTATCAACCAGCCGGTTACATGCCACTGACCACCGTCCCTACAGATGAGGATGAGCATCGTCCCGAGTGACGGTTGCTGGCGATCCCCTTCTGACGATCCGATCCCCAGGTTTTGCCATGCACAACGTGCCAGCCTGGGAAAACTCTGACCTGCCCAAGATAAGACACCTTGATGGGCATCTTGATAGGCTTGATAAGTCAAAAAAGAACGACCCAAGGACACAAACTCCACCAGCCGGTCTGCATCTCTCTCCGCCATAGCCACTCCTCACGAGGTGAACCATGTCGCGCGTGGCTGGCACGATAACCTAAAATCCGTCTAGACATGGAGTTGTAAGGCACTCGGCACCAAAGAAGAAAGCATTTCGTCTTGGCCATGGGTGAGGTGGAACCCGGACGGAGATTGTTCCTGGAACTGACGGCCATCCGTCCACTCACAGGCTCTCAAGCTCCCCACGGATTCGGATACTGTGACCTTTTCTACCCTACACGTGTACGCAGGTGCCGTGGGAGAACGCATCGTGCCATGGCTATGGTCCCAGCCGGGGGGTTTTCAATTTGGGGCCGTCTACTCTAGCCGCATAACCAGGGGACCCTACCAGTCCCTGAACGGTCTCGCCTGTGTTTGCCCGCTTCTCCCTGGTGGATTTCGGAGGGCAATCTTCGCGTGGCAGACCACGCCAGCGCCGGGGCATggaattatacttaaacAGAGCATTGTCGTCTGCCACCATGAAGACATCATCGCCAAGATAGTCCTTCTCGGAGATCGTcaacctctctctctccagcaGAAGCATTCAGACCGGCGCTCACTTTCGAGCCTCGCTTCGCATTCCTTCTCAACGTCTTCAGAGAAACCATCACCATGAAGGTTTCGACTCTTCTCTCCTCCGGTCTTTTCTCCGTCGGTGCGCTGGGCGCCGCCGTTGGCTCGACCTGCAAATGCTTCCCCGGCGATGCCTGCTGGCCTTCAACACAGGATTGGAACCAGCTCAACCAGACCGTCGGTGGCAGACTCATCGCTACCGTGCCCCTTGCTGAGGTATGCCATGGCGACCAGTACGACAGCGCAAAGTGCTCGAGCCTCCAGTCTTCGTGGCAGACTCCCGATACTCAGTGAgttatttttttttgtctcttGTTCACTTGTCCTATCAGCTTTCCCTCTTGTGGTCAACTGCCATCTTCTTTTGGTGGTGATCATCACGTATGTAATGTCGATCACTAACAACCATGGCCCCCACACAGCATGGTTGACTCGGCCTCTGTCATGGCCCCGTTTTTTGCCAACCAGAGCTGCGACCCCTTCACTTCTAGGGACAAGCCTTGCACCCTCGGCAACTACGTAAGGTACGCCGTCGATGTTCAAACCGCGGCCGATGTGACCGCGGCCGTCAACTTTGCCCGCAGCCACAACATCCGCTTCGTCATCCGCAACACCGGCCATGACTACCTTGGTCGTTCcaccggtgccggtgccctCTCCGTCTGGACCCACAACCTCAAGGATATGGAGTTCAAGACCTGGAATGACAAGTACTACTCCGGTCCCGCCGTCAAGCTTGGTGCCGGTATCCAGGGTTATGAGATTATGGCTGCCGGCAAGGCCAAGGGTCAGGTCGTCGTTGGCGGCGAGTGCCCTACTGTCGGTATCTCTGGTGGCTACACTCAGGGTGGTGGTCACTCGGCTTTGAGCACCAGCTTCGGTCTGTCTGCTGACAACACCCTCGAATGGGAGGTCGTCACTGCTGATGGCCGTCTCCTCACGGCTTCTCGCACCCAGAACTCTGACCTCTACTGGGCTCTCtccggtggcggcggcggcaactaTGGTGTCGTTCTCAGCATGACTGTCAAGACTTTCCCCGATGCCAAGGTTGGTGGCGCGACCCTTGCCTTCTACTCTTCTGCGATGGCCACCGACACCTTCTACGCCGCCATCGATGCTTTCCACTCTGCCCTCCCCGACATGGTCGCCGCCGGCACCATGGTGGTCTACTACTTCACCTCGGACTTCTTCATGATCTCGCCCATGACTGCCTTCGGCAAGTCTGAGGATGAGGTCAAGGCGATCATGGCCCCATACCTCAAGACTCTTGACACCATGGGCGTCACCTACACTGCCGGCTACAGCGAGACCGAGAACTACTATGGTCACTACGACAAGTACTTCGGCCCTCTCCCTACCGGCAACATCCAGGTCGGCATTGCTCAGTACGGTGGCCGTCTCATCCCCGTCGACACGGTCAAGAACAACGCCACTGCCTTTGCCAAGACCGCCCGCTTCATCGCCGAGAGCGGCGTCACTTTCATCGGTGTTGGCACTGATGTGTCCGCCTTCGGCCAGAACAACCAGAACGCCGTCCTCCCCGCCTGGCGCAAGGCCCTCGTCCAcgccaccctcaccaccccgTGGTCGTTCGCGCCTGAGGACTGGGATAAGATGATCGAGAACCAGCACCTCATGACCGACGTCATCATGCCCGCCATTGAGGATGCCACCCCCGGCTCCGGCGCCTACATGAACGAGGGCAACTTCCAGCAGCCCGACTTCCAGCACCAGTTCTTCGGCAGCAACTACAACAACCTTTTGTGCATCAAGAAGAAGTACGACCCCACCAACCTCTTCTACGCCACTGCCGCTGTCGGTAGCGAGGCCTGGACTGTTTCCAACGATGGTCGCATGTGCAAGTCTTCTTGAATATAGCAAGCAATGCAGAGTGGTATTGGTTGCTGGGCGGTTCGATATTTGCTGTTATTAGCGTTGGTTACGTTTATTAGAGCCTGATCCCTTCATCTTTCATTTCCCATCCCTTTTTATTTACGTACTAATCGTGTGTATATGGCTTGTTTAATTCTGTTCGTTCCTGGGTGAGCGATCGGAGGTGgtgaggggaagaaaagaacgtTGTGAGGTTTTGTAAAGGGTTGACGGTTGTTGAGAAGCGAAGCTATTCGGCTTCGTTACCTACATTATGCATGGTGCGCACGCTAGCTATAACGAACACGTCATGTCCATATGTCACTTTCTTGTACATAGTTTTGAGAAGAGACTTTCGAATACACGCCTTGATGTAAGAACCGGTCTCTTGTGTGAACCTTTACGCTTCGACTGTGTGTTGTTCCCTTTCACAGATTTGTACAAGGTCTGGTGATTAATAAGCCCAAAATAGTCCCAATGGATGCGGTAAGACTCACAATCCGACCAAAGTGTCACGATTGTGTAGGAACCGCTGTCGATGGAACCTAACGTTCACTCAAGTCGTGGTTGTATTTTTGGGACAATTGTCATGGAAAGAAGCTTCCAAAAGAACTGAAAGGAACACTGGACTTTTGGCTGATGCCGTCATTCCGGTTGTATGATGCGACTTACCACCCCACGTCTCTTCTGCGGTCGTACCCCGCACTAGCAATGTATTGGAGGACGCTGCATCTCTTAGCAATTGGCAGTTACTGCACTAACAGGGGCACTTTCCGAAATTGCCGAAGCCGCGGTGTACATCAATCACCGATACGGTAATATCGACGACCGCAGGTGCTGTATTTCTAAGCATACAGCGAGACAGCTCGGCCCCCTCTTCGAAAAAAGACATATGAACCCCACGGTGCTTCATACACAATCTATCTTGAAAGCTTCACTTCTCGAAACTCATCACAAACTACAGTCGTCAACCAAGCATTTAACACACTCAACATCAGACACAATGGCGTCCCAGAACTCAGACATCCACCTCTACACTGCCCAGACTCCCAATGGCATCAAGGTCTCCATTCTCCTTGAGGAGCTTGGTGTGCCTTACAAGGTATTTACCACGAGCTTACGTTCCTAGTTGCCTGAAATCAATGAATACCATTACAGTTCACCACTCTCTTTGACTCTTCTCTTCACGTCCCCCTTCATTCCCTGCTGCTCAAAGATAAACTAACCTCCTTCAGGTAACCGCAATCGACATCTCCAAAGATGTCCAAAAAGAGCCATGGTTCCTTGAGATCAACCCCAACGGCCGCATCCCGGCTCTGACCGACAAGCTCGAGGACGGCACGCCCATCGCGCTGTTCGAGTCTGGCGCCATCATGCAGTACCTTGTCGAGCGCTACGATAAAGACCACAAGGTCTCGTACCCGCAGGGCAGCAAGGAGTACTACCAGACCCAGAGCTGGCTCTTCTGGCAGATGGGCGGTCTGGGCCCCATGCAAGGGCAGGCCAACCACTTTACGCGGTACGCGCCCGAGAAGATCGAGTATGGAATCAACAGATACCAGAACGAGACGAGGAGATTGTACAGGGTTATGGATGCGCAGTTGGCGAAGAACGAGTACTTGGTGGGAGATAGGCCTACCATTGCGGACTTCTCGTGCTGGGGGTGGGTTGCTGCTCATGGTAagctcttcctttttttttttttttttcttaatGACTTCTGGATGTGTACCACGTGTCACAGTTGCTGACAGATGAACCTCTATGTGCAGGCTGGTGCGGCATCAAGAACTTCGAGGCTCAATTCCCCCACCTCAACGCCTGGCTCAACAGACTCCTCGAGCGCCCCGGCCTCGAGAAGGGCAGGCATGTGCCCAGCAAGCACACGGCGCTGGAGCTCAACAAgttgagcgaggaggagctggaagcCAAGGCGGTCTCTTCCAGGGCGTGGGTGCAGAAGGGCATGGCTGAGGATGCGAAGAAGTAAGGCAAACGGCGGGGAACGAGCTATGAGCTAGAGCCATGAGCACTGTTGTGCTTGTGATGCAACGCTGTCAGGTAGCGAGGCAGATAATGAACATCGAAACTGACGAGAAACTTGTGTAAAACAAGGTTCCGGTCCAAGGTTTAGATCTGATATGACGAGTTCGAACAAGGAGGTACCGTAGTGGTAACATGGCTCGTGGCACTCACGAGGCTCAGCCAGGCCTTCTCCATACTTAACGGTTTATAGTGGTATGGACCAGCCTGAGATGTGACCGTCGGGATGGAAACCAATGCGCGCTTGCCAACCCCTATCTGGATTAGCCAGTCAGTACCCAACTTCCGTTACATAAAATAGCCCGAAGCTCAATGTTTAATTGAAATTCTGTCCCAAGGTGAAGATTGTTGGAACTGAAGTTCAGACGAAAGCATGTTCAACTGTAGCGGTCACGTGTGGCCAATAACAGCGGGCACTGCTGTGGTGAAGGCCTGGAACATCAAGTCCAGCGCGTGTTTGTTTGCACCTGCTCGCTTACCTAAGGCAAACGCGGGATCCCGCCCCACTTGCCTTTTGTACTTTGCCTCCCGTTCGCGCGTCGTCCTTCACTGCAACCAGCCAACCACCTCTTCTTTTGCACCCAACCGAGACCACATCACATTGTCAACCAATTTCTGGTCGTCTGTTTGTTTGGATTCCTCGACACAGATCGACCTCATCAACCATCACAATGTCGTGGAGGAACCAAGGGATTACGGGTTCCAACAACATCCCGCTGGGAAGCAGACGTCGCTTCGCTGGcgatggagaggaagaggacggcgCTCGCAGCGTAACACCATCCGCCCCATCATCCGTCACCAACGgagacagagacagagacagagacgGGCCCGTCTACAGCAATGATCGCGATGTCAAGCGCGGCCGCAGCCCCGAAAGATCTGAGGATGGTCCCAAGCGCCGCAAGAAGCGCAACCGCTG is a genomic window containing:
- a CDS encoding isoamyl alcohol oxidase, with amino-acid sequence MKVSTLLSSGLFSVGALGAAVGSTCKCFPGDACWPSTQDWNQLNQTVGGRLIATVPLAEVCHGDQYDSAKCSSLQSSWQTPDTHMVDSASVMAPFFANQSCDPFTSRDKPCTLGNYVRYAVDVQTAADVTAAVNFARSHNIRFVIRNTGHDYLGRSTGAGALSVWTHNLKDMEFKTWNDKYYSGPAVKLGAGIQGYEIMAAGKAKGQVVVGGECPTVGISGGYTQGGGHSALSTSFGLSADNTLEWEVVTADGRLLTASRTQNSDLYWALSGGGGGNYGVVLSMTVKTFPDAKVGGATLAFYSSAMATDTFYAAIDAFHSALPDMVAAGTMVVYYFTSDFFMISPMTAFGKSEDEVKAIMAPYLKTLDTMGVTYTAGYSETENYYGHYDKYFGPLPTGNIQVGIAQYGGRLIPVDTVKNNATAFAKTARFIAESGVTFIGVGTDVSAFGQNNQNAVLPAWRKALVHATLTTPWSFAPEDWDKMIENQHLMTDVIMPAIEDATPGSGAYMNEGNFQQPDFQHQFFGSNYNNLLCIKKKYDPTNLFYATAAVGSEAWTVSNDGRMCKSS
- the gst-2 gene encoding theta class glutathione S-transferase, coding for MNPTVLHTQSILKASLLETHHKLQSSTKHLTHSTSDTMASQNSDIHLYTAQTPNGIKVSILLEELGVPYKVTAIDISKDVQKEPWFLEINPNGRIPALTDKLEDGTPIALFESGAIMQYLVERYDKDHKVSYPQGSKEYYQTQSWLFWQMGGLGPMQGQANHFTRYAPEKIEYGINRYQNETRRLYRVMDAQLAKNEYLVGDRPTIADFSCWGWVAAHGWCGIKNFEAQFPHLNAWLNRLLERPGLEKGRHVPSKHTALELNKLSEEELEAKAVSSRAWVQKGMAEDAKK